A single region of the Lotus japonicus ecotype B-129 chromosome 4, LjGifu_v1.2 genome encodes:
- the LOC130712795 gene encoding uncharacterized protein LOC130712795: MKQIEREAVEKEKLVQVPLPTGTTSLRPPLDDGSKKRKGGALEKAWNNEARDQLTSEIARFFYSAGLPFNVARNPYFVKMLNFAANYTISGFVPPGYNSIRTTLLQKEKANIMKLLEPIKDTWLEKGVSIVTDGWTDVQRRPLINFMAICDSGPMFLKSVDGSGEFKDKHYIARKILETIRDVRPLDVVQTPCVVHILNLALKSICAPKNTDANQVAYKECSWIFEIADAARLIKNFIMNHSKRLFMFNQFVRLKLLAVADTRFASTLIMLKRLRDFKHGLLSMVIDEQWSSYQEDDPVRATFVKETILKDSWWKEVDYILSFTNPIYDMLRACDTDESTFHLVYEKWDCMIEQVKVAIFQHEGKGLDEYSSFCEVAIAEVPNRVPPHKDNEICIGRMQCVRRYFQDARERNEAFQEFYNFSTGAEGLDRFDCLQDRWDLKPKVWRITYGAALPKLQTIALKLFSQPSSSSSTERNWSTYSFIHSLKRNKLHFTRAQDLVFIHTNLRLLSRKSQSYKEGETKMWDIGGDEWDLEGSSILEGASLSLDEPELQAVLFIENENDTDGV, translated from the exons ATGAAACAAATTGAAAGGGAGGCAGTTGAGAAAGAAAAACTTGTTCAAGTTCCTTTACCGACGGGAACTACAAGTTTGAGACCACCCTTGGATGATGGGAGCAAGAAACGGAAAGGAGGAGCATTAGAAAAGGCATGGAACAATGAGGCTAGAGATCAATTGACTAGTGAAATTGCTAGATTCTTCTACTCAGCTGGTTTGCCCTTCAATGTTGCTAGAAATCCATATTTTGTGAAAATGCTCAACTTTGCTGCAAACTATACTATATCGGGCTTTGTTCCACCTGGATACAATTCTATTAGGACTACATTGTTGCAAAAAGAAAAGGCCAACATAATGAAACTACTTGAGCCGATCAAAGATACTTGGCTAGAGAAAGGGGTGAGCATAGTGACCGATGGATGGACAGATGTGCAGAGAAGACCTTTGATAAATTTTATGGCAATTTGTGATTCAGGACCTATGTTCTTGAAGTCTGTTGATGGATCTGGTGAATTTAAGGACAAACATTATATTGCACGGAAGATTTTGGAGACCATTCGTGATGTTAGGCCACTAGATGTGGTCCAA ACTCCATGTGTTGTTCACATATTGAACCTTGCACTCAAAAGTATTTGTGCTCCAAAAAATACTGATGCTAATCAAGTTGCCTACAAAGAGTGTAGCTGGATATTTGAAATTGCTGATGCTGCTCGTTTAATTAAGAACTTCATCATGAATCATTCTAAGCGTCTATTTATGTTTAATCAATTTGTGCGCTTGAAGTTGCTTGCAGTTGCTGATACTAGGTTTGCTTCAACCCTCATCATGCTTAAAAGGTTGAGAGATTTTAAGCATGGTTTGCTATCTATGGTTATTGATGAACAATGGTCTAGCTACCAAGAGGATGATCCTGTAAGGGCTACATTTGTGAAAGAAACAATTCTAAAGGATAGTTGGTGGAAGGAGGTTGATTATATTCTAAGCTTTACTAATCCCATATATGACATGCTTCGTGCTTGTGATACCGATGAATCAACATTTCATTTGGTTTATGAGAAATGGGATTGCATGATTGAGCAAGTGAAGGTTGCAATATTTCAGCATGAGGGAAAGGGGCTAGATGAGTATTCGAGTTTTTGTGAAGTG GCCATTGCGGAAGTTCCAAATAGGGTACCACCACATAAAGACAATGAGATATGCATTGGAAGAATGCAATGCGTAAGAAGATACTTCCAAGATGCAAGGGAAAGAAATGAGGCATTTCAAGAGTTTTACAACTTCTCAACTGGGGCTGAAGGTCTTGACCGATTTGATTGCTTACAAGATAGATGGGATCTCAAGCCAAAGGTTTGGCGGATCACATATGGTGCTGCACTCCCTAAGCTTCAAACCATTGCCTTGAAACTTTTTTCtcaaccatcatcatcttcttctactGAGAGAAATTGGAGTACTTATTCCTTCATCCATTCATTGAAAAGGAATAAACTCCATTTTACAAGAGCTCAAGATCTAGTTTTCATACATACAAATCTTCGTCTTCTCTCAAGAAAAAGCCAAAGTTATAAGGAAGGTGAGACAAAAATGTGGGACATTGGTGGAGATGAATGGGATCTTGAAGGCTCTAGTATTCTTGAAGGTGCTTCCCTTTCCCTTGATGAGCCCGAGTTGCAGGCTGTTCTTTTCATTGAAAATGAGAATGACACCGATGGAGTTTGA
- the LOC130712796 gene encoding uncharacterized protein LOC130712796: MAQLAQLVAQQAAATAANNATQAQRETEEHTQRTQQQAWELAQAQTRGLNDFKRQDPPRFSGESDSEKADLWIQELEKIFGVLQTPDDTKVVLATYMLLGDVEYWWRSARQILEAGNVEITLTSFKRAFLDKYFPETAREDKETQFLKLHQGSMSVGEYAAKMEALSKHFRFFQLQVDEPYLCNCFMLGVRFDIEEAVRPLGIRQFQVLVEKARKVEAMKNHRGSRQGRGGPIRPSHQDYEGHGKGKQPQKKPYDYQRGNNRVMGQNTSNETTHEGQGNQAQGKDVTCFKCGKVGHYANVCKEDPRVCFNCNKPGHVARDCKAPKVEAGATLNAAGGRRPVTAGRVYTLNVDEVENTRELARE; the protein is encoded by the coding sequence ATGGCTCAGCTGGCCCAGTTGGTGGCACAACAAGCTGCTGCAACTGCCGCCAACAATGCTACTCAAGCTCAGCGAGAGACTGAAGAGCATACTCAGAGGACTCAGCAACAGGCTTGGGAGCTAGCTCAGGCTCAAACTAGGGGGTTGAATGACTTCAAACGCCAGGACCCGCCAAGGTTCAGTGGTGAGTCGGATTCGGAAAAGGCTGACCTTTGGATCCAGGAACTTGAGAAAATCTTTGGAGTGCTGCAGACCCCTGATGACACCAAGGTGGTGCTAGCTACGTACATGCTGCTGGGTGACGtcgagtactggtggaggagcGCCAGGCAGATTTTGGAAGCAGGCAATGTGGAGATTACCTTGACTTCTTTCAAGAGGGCATTCCTCGACAAGTATTTCCCAGAGACCGCAAGAGAAGATAAGGAAACACAATTTCTGAAGCTCCACCAAGGGAGCATGTCTGTCGGAGAATATGCCGCCAAGATGGAGGCGTTATCAAAGCATTTCCGATTCTTCCAGCTGCAAGTGGACGAACCCTACCTGTGCAACTGCTTTATGTTGGGGGTTCGGTTCGACATTGAGGAAGCTGTGAGGCCCCTGGGTATTCGGCAATTCCAAGTGCTAGTCGAGAAGGCCCGAAAAGTTGAGGCTATGAAGAACCATCGAGGGAGTAGGCAAGGAAGGGGTGGACCAATCAGGCCAAGCCATCAAGATTATGAGGGGCATGGTAAAGGGaaacaacctcagaagaagccTTATGACTACCAGCGAGGCAACAATCGAGTTATGGGTCAGAACACATCCAATGAGACAACCCATGAAGGTCAAGGTAACCAAGCCCAAGGGAAGGAcgtgacttgcttcaagtgcgGAAAAGTGGGTCACTATGCTAATGTCTGCAAGGAAGACCCTAGAGTGTGCTTTAACTGCAATAAGCCAGGACACGTGGCAAGggattgcaaggcaccaaaGGTTGAAGCGGGAGCAACCTTGAATGCCGCAGGAGGAAGGCGTCCGGTAACAGCAGGACGAGTGTACACCCTGAACGTTGACGAAGTTGAGAACACCAGGGAGCTAGCTCGGGAATAG